In the genome of Calothrix sp. PCC 6303, the window GAGCAAATTAAAGCAGTTAAATCCATGGTTGCAGGTGTGGGAATCGATGATGCTGGTATCCGGATGAAGGCTGTAGCCAATACAGATCCCAGCTTAATTAAATATCAGTATGAAAATAGTCAGTCAAAAGTAGTTAATCAGTTTCCCGCAGAAACCTTTGCTTTTGTCAGTGGGCAAGGAATTAGTAAAGCTTGGACAGCATTTACCGAACAGGCAAAAAATTACCCTGAACTTAACCAAGGAATCCAACAAGCGCGGACACAATTACAACAACAAGCTAAACTAGACCTAGATAAAGAAGTCTTTGGTTGGATGGATGGAGAATTTGCACTAGGTGCAATCCCCTCAAATCAAGGCTTACTAGCAAGCACTGGCTTTGGTGGTGCGTTAGTATTTCACACAAGCGATCGCAAAACTGCCGAAAGTACCCTAGGAAAACTCGACAGCCTGCTCAAAGCACAAAATATTCAAGTTGCCAAGCGTAAAGTAGGTGATAAAGATATTACCGAATGGCAAGTTCCCCAACAAGGTGCTATAGCTGGACACGGTTGGTTAGATAAAGATACCTTATTTGTTGCTTTAGGCGGTCCAATTACAGATACTATTGTTGCAAACAAAGGTAAAACCCTAGATAGTAGTGATTCCTTCAAAAGCATTACCGGATCACTACAAAAACCCAACGGTGGCTATTTTTACTTAGATATGGATCAAACCATGACAATAGCTAACCGTCTAGGAGGAGTAAGTAAATCCATGCCTCCCGAAACTGCCGCTGTCATCAATTCAATTCGTGGAATCGGCATGACAGCAAATAGTTCCGATAAATCCACTAGCCAAATGGAAGTTTTACTGTCCCTGAAACCCAAATCAGCAAAATAGATATTACACAAACCCCCGTAGAGACGCGATGTATCGCGTCTTTTTGTGTTTTTATGCTTTTGTAATTAGGGCTTGCTGAATAACTATAAAACGTTTATTTATCAACACTTTCGGGATTTTTTCTCTGGCTAAAGTGCAAGGAAATAAGGGTAAAACTGTTCCCTGTTGCCTATTCCCTGTTCCCTGCCCTCACTAGAAGACTTTTACAGCAAGCCCTAATTAGCTAATCAGGTAACTTAGTTACTGCATCAACCCAAATGTTCCACTATCAAACAAAATATAAATTCCCAAACCAATTAAAACTAGTGGCGTTAATATCTGCCCATAGCGGCTAAAAACACTACCCACAAATCGATAACGAGTTAAATAATATCCCAAACCACACCAAATACCCACCATCACATAAAAAACAGCAAGTGTGATCACAAGTTTTTGCCAATTACTGCTGGCAAACAAAGACAAATAGATACTAATATTATCAGCCCCATTCGCCACCGTCACAGCAGCAACTGTATAAACTTGAGGATTAATTAAATTGCCAAAAAAGTTTATTTTACTATTAACATTTTCATTAACTAATTGAATTTCTTCCTCTTCATTATCTTCCTTAAATAACTTATAAATTCCCATAATAATTGGTAAAAATCCTAATAAACCAATAATCGGGCGTTTAATTACTAAGCCACCAAAAAAACCCGGTAAACTAGCAATAACTAATATTGTGAACCCTAAATATTGACCAATAACAATGTGCTGCTTCCGAGTGCGGGAATCCTCCCGAGCAAAAAACAATATCAAGACCATAATATCATCGAGATTCGTCCCGATAAATGCGGTGATGGCACTGGCTAATGCATCCATATAAAACGTCAAGTTAAAGACAAAAAATCATACCACTTCTAATTCAACACCATTCCCATAGATATTCCCTAGTGCTTAAGTTGTCTCTTTCCCTTCTTTAAGTGTGACACTTTATAGTACGGAATACTTAGCTATTTCATAGATACCACACTATCCTAAGATGTTATTCCATTGCCTTGAAAAATAAGGGGTCATCAAAACTCGTACAGTCGCAATGGAGACATCAGAAAATGATTACAAGTCGAAAATTTCTAGCAAGTCTGGTGTTTCTCGGTTTTGTAGGGATTGAAATTCCTTATCTGGCTTCAACCCAAGTTCAAGCACAAAGTTCTGCACAGTCGGCAGTAGGTAATGCAGTTGCCTTTTCTTGTAATGATACAGAAGCAACAATTAAAAATAAACGCGCCAAGGGAATCACCTTTGGGACAAAAAGCATCTACATTGGTTATCGACAAGTAACTTCCAAGAACAAAAATCCAATCCTTATTAGCTTTCAAAATTCAGTTCGTCAGTGGTGCAGAGAAGACTATGAAGTAACTGGCGATGATGGCACAGGTTACGGTTTAATTTGGGATGGTGCTAACAACCTCTATGGTGTATTTAGTGCCACAGGAACTCAGGGAACACCAAGTCAAGATTTTCGGCGCTTTGCCACTTTTGGTTGGTTGCCTACCTACGGCAGCGGTGGAGGTCCTAAAGTTTCGATTATTGCCAAAATCGATCCTGCCAATGGTAATGTCAGCCATGCTACTTTTGTCACAGCTTTACTTTCCACTGGTAAGAGTAATTCTCTCACCGTTGAGAATCTCAAATTGACGGGAGGTGCCTTAACTGTTGAAAGTAAATCTTGGTCTTCTCCACGTCGTGCAGACAAATCTAGGATGACTTGTTCAGGATCATCTCCATTTCGTTACACCATAACTTTTACGTCCTTACTAAATTTTGTGACTAGTGTAAGTGCTGATAGTAGGTGTCGTTAAATTCAATAAATTGCTTGTAGAGACGTTCCGGTGGAACGTCTTTCCACATTCCATGATATTTCAAGAAAATGCACTAAATTGGAGTCAACCAATAAGTAACACCTCTAACTAGTTTCTTTCTCAAACCAAATTCCGGTAATTTTGCTTCCGCAACTCCGACATAAGTCCAATGCGGTGTGTCATTCTCCACAGTTTGAAACCAACCATGTTCATTTAAAGCCCGTCTTTGCGACTGCTTTGATACCCTTAAATCAATTGCTAATCCCCAAAGATGCTGTGAAGAACCAGGTGGTGCAACTACCGCTAAAATGCGAGTTTCTTTACCCTGTCTTACCAATTCTAAAGTTCTATCATTCGCATATTTACGCCAAAATCTTAAAGTTGTTTGGTAAGTGCGAGTACAATCACCTCCGCCATTTCCCGATTTGAGAGGGATTCGCACTTGTTGATTTGCAGCATTAAATGCATCTGCTGCACTTTTTTGGAGGACACAAGCATTTCCACTATTTACCTTCCCTTTAATTAAAGTACTTTGGAATGCTTGAGTTTCTTGAGCATTAGAAAAAATAACTTTTCCAGGCAAATTAACTTGATTATTACTATTTATAAATGGTGAGCCATATTGACGTAATAGAATATATTCAAATGTCTGAGGAATAGGTACTGGAGATAACCTTGGTGTTACAGCAGATAAAAAACGTTCTTGAGGAGGTAAAATCCGGTTTTGAGTTATGACTGGAGAACTGGAAATGGAAGGCAGGCAATTATGATTTTTGGTATATGTTTGATTAATAGAATCGGAAGTGTCACAGTTATCCGAAACTTCGACGCTTTCAGTTATTGAAAGATTAGCAGCATTATTTACTGTCGCCACAGAAAAAATAATCAAGCTAAAAATCGTAACAAAGCAGAAAAATAGAATTCTTTTCCAGAGCTTTTGACTTAATTTCACTATCATTTATGAATGAACTAAAATAATATATTATATTTCAATAATATTTTTCAATGGGATAGTAACCTTAACATTGAATTAACTCTCAATCTCACAAATTTAAGTCTTAGATAGACACATAGCAGATGTTTTTCGTGATGTGGGTCATTTGCAGACCTAACATGTACTGCCTCCCTCTGAATCTTTTTGGCTACTGTTTGCTTTCCGGAACTCCTCTTTAGCTACTTTTTCCGCTAATATATTAGCTAATGTTGACAATATCTTCCCAGCTTGCTGTTAGTTAAGTATGACCATGCACAATTCTGTAGAATTTCAAGACGTTTTCGATGTCATTATCGTCGGTGCGGGTCACTCCGGCTGCGAGGCAGCCCTAGCAACAGCGCGTCTGGGATGTCGCACCCTCTTATTAACCTTAAACTTAGATAAAATCGCTTGGCAACCCTGTAACCCCGCTGTGGGGGGTCCAGCTAAATCCCAGTTAACCCACGAAGTTGATGCTTTAGGTGGGGAAATTGGGAAAATGGCAGACCGCACCTACCTCCAAAAGCGTATCCTCAATTCTTCACGCGGACCTGCTGTTTGGGCTTTACGCGCCCAAACGGATAAGCGGGAATACGCGGCAATTATGAAGGGAATTATCGAGAATCAAGAAAACTTGATGGTTCGGGAAGCAATGGTTACAGATCTAGTCCTAAATAACAATGGTGAAGTTATTGGTGTAGAGACGTATTTCGGCGTAGCTTTCGGTTGTAAAGCTGTAATTCTGACAACTGGAACCTTTTTAGGTGGGAAGATTTGGGTAGGCAACAAATCTATGGCTGCCGGACGTGCAGGAGAATTTGCTGCTGAAGGATTAACCCAAACTCTACAAAGACTAGGTTTTGAAACTGGTAGACTCAAAACAGGTACACCTGCACGAGTTGATAAACGCTCAGTTGACTACAGCCGGATGGATTTACAGCCAGGTGATACAGATGTTCGTTGGTTTAGCTTTGACCCAGATGCATGGGTAGAACGGGAACAAATACCGTGTCACTTAACTAGGACAACTGCGGAAACCCATCGCCTAATTCGGGAAAATTTACACTTATCTCCAGTGTATGGTGGTTGGGTAGAAGCCAAAGGTCCACGTTATTGTCCCAGCATCGAAGATAAAATTGTCCGCTTCGCCGATAAAGAAAGCCATCAGATTTTTATTGAACCGGAAGGAAGGGATATTCCTGAACTTTATATTCAGGGATTTTCCACAGGTTTACCAGAAAATTTACAACTTCAACTACTGCGTACCCTCCCAGGTTTAGAAAGCTGTTTGATGTTACGTCCAGCTTATGCGGTGGAATATGATTACTTACCTGCGACACAATGTTTTCCCACTTTGATGACAAAGAAAATTGCTGGGTTATTTTGTGCTGGGCAAATTAATGGTACAACTGGCTATGAGGAAGCCGCAGCCCAAGGAATTGTTGCGGGGATTAATGCAGCAAGGTTTGCACGAGGTCAGGAAATGATTATATTTCCACGAGAGCAAAGCTACATCGGAACCTTGGTGGATGACTTGTGTACTAAAGATTTACGCGAACCTTACCGAATGCTGACAAGTAGATCTGAGTATCGCTTGATTTTGCGTTCTGATAATGCTGATCAACGTTTAACGCCATTGGGACGAGAAATTGGCTTAATAGACGATCGTCGCTGGGATTTATATACCCACAAGCAAGACAATATTAATGCAGAGAAACAGCGGCTACATGAAACGAGAGTGAAGGAAAATGATGAGGCTGGAAAGTCAATTTTTGCAGCCACTCAGCAAGCAATTAGAGGCTCGATTACTCTAGCTGATTTACTACGTCGTTCCGGATTTCACTATGCTGATTTAACCAAATTTGGGCTGGGAGATAGCAAGCTGAATCGAGTAGAAACAGAGGGTGCGGAAATTGATATCAAATATTCAGGTTATTTGGCAAGACAACAAACTCAAATTGAGCAAATTACTCGTCAGGCAAATCGTCATTTGCCACCAGATTTAGACTATGCAGCAATTAACACCCTATCTCAAGAAGCACGGGAGAAGTTAAATCAGGTAAAACCACTGACAATTGGTCAAGCATCACGTATTGGCGGTGTTAATCCTGCTGATGTTAATGCCTTACTGATATATTTAGAAATTCGTAAAGCCCATATTCAGAAAGAGTTTTCAGCATTTTCATAGAAAAAACTTCATGAAGCTCGATTATAGTAGTAGGGTAAACACCAAAAAGACGAGTATGATAGATGACATTGAATATCATTCGTATCACTGTCAGGATCGTCAGTATAAAAGTTAAATAAAATACAATATCTTAGTTACCCTTCTGTTTTGAGATCGGTAATTATGTAAAAAATCCAACACCTACATTCTGACGGAGAAGGTAGTAAATATAAATCGCCTTTGAAGCTAAGTATAGAAAGTCGTTATGTCTACCGAAGCCAATACACACATTGCTATTCAACAACCATCCGAAGATTTCATCGTCAGTGAACCTTGGTCGATAGAAAATTATGCCGATGGTTTAATGGATGAACTGTTTGCCGATATTGATTACATTCTGGATCCAAAGGGTGGTTTATCCATACCAACAATTGAACCAGAGTTTGTTCGTCTACAGACGGTTAAAATGTCGCCCATTGTTTTACCAAAGACGGAAGTTTTTCCGGTATCAGGTTCAACTTCAGTTGGAAAACAACAGAGCAAAAAAGTACCACTGAATAATGCAACTGCATATAAAAAGAATAGCCAATCTAGACCAAAACAAAGCCCAAAATCACATCAATGGTTTGGTAGGTTGTTGACACTAAGTCTGACTATTGGTGTTGCAATTACCGGAGTTCTATTTGTGAAGAATTCTGGATTATTTAATAATTTCAATTACAAATCTGTCCAGGAAGCAGTATTAACAGCAGGTTCTTCGGGGCAATCTCAGCCAGAGTTGACAAATCAAGTTGATATTCAGGCTGATATGGTTAATTACATGCTAAATTCATTGGCTGCGATTGATAGACAACAAGCTAAGGGGAATTTTCGTTCAGGTAAGACGGTACCGAATGGTAATAATGTAATTCCAGCTTCTAGTCCTAGTTCATTTAATAATGCGATCGCTTCCAAGCTTCCACCCCCATTAACAGCTAATAATTCTTCACCATACACAAACAGAACAGCGGGCGTAGAACGTGTTTATGTTCCGATTCCTGTGTATAATGCACCACTGCCAATGCGTTATGCACCTCCGTCAATTCCCGGTGTTCGCTCTCCTTTACCACCTATTCCTGGTGACTCCCAAACAGCTTCCAATAATTTGCGAGCGCCATCGATAAAGACAGCTTTAAACAGCGCAACTAAAGTAGCTAAACCTCTCAATGTTTTCGCTGCTGTCCGTCCGGGACTCAAATCTATAGATATCCAAACTAAACCCATTACATTGCGTCAGCCGAAAGCGCCCACAATGCCAATTGTACCATTTCGGGTGGTACCACCAAGCTTACCTGTAGCAGCTGCCCCGGCAAGACAAGCAGTCAAAACACAATCAGCGCCAGAGATTGCATCAGCACCAACAGCACCAAATCATACCTTGGAAGGAGTAATAGAATCAACTAATAAACAAAAGTCAGCGGCTTTGTTTAAAATCTCTGGTGTTTCTCGAAGAGTTGAGATTGGTGAAAGTATTGGTGCCAGCGGTTGGACACTTGTAGAAATTGCGAACGGTGAAGCGGTAATTCGTCGCAATGGTGAAGTTCGTTCAATTTATGCCGGACAAAATTTGTAACCAAAAATAATTATACTCTTGCGAGTCGATTATATTTTACTGTAAACCTTGCAATTGCATCGTTTCGCTTTGCTTCACACTCTTAGGGAGAAGCAAGTTACACATGACAAATATATATTTAATTTTTCCAAGCACTTGAATACAATAGACATCTCCGAAAATTAATTAGGGGTTGTGCAAAACCTTTGTAGAGACGTAGCATTGCTACGTCTCTACAACTTTTGTGGAGGTGTCTCATAGTTAATAAATTTATATTTATCAGAAACAGTAATAGGCAAAGCCGTCATCTAGAGTATTAACAACTAAAGCAATGAAATTCAAGTAACGCAATAAATTATACTTTATATCTATGTGTTAACACTATACTGATCGCATCCACTTTCTATTTTATAAGATTCCGCAATTGCCACCAGGACATACATATTTATCCTGTGTAATCTTTAAATTATACAACTAACAGCTAGTCTCCTAACTGGCAGGGTGTAAATTACTATGCTTTGTCTTCTCTAGTATATATACTTACGAATCTTATGAGTTCAGAAAAAAACAACATTAAATTCCCCCTGTGGCAATATCTGAATCAGCCATTATTTAGTGGGGATCAACCTCCCGAATTTAATCCTCGTCAATTCGCTTTAATTTATCGAATTGGATTACTCAAACGCTGCTTTGAACGGGAATGTGATGCAAAAAGACAATATTAATAGTCTGGAGTTCAATGGCTAGAAATTATATTAATACAACTTAAACATGAAATATATGCTGAAGTGAAGACGTGTAAAAGATGCCACGTCTTTACTTTGTCTTCTTTTTAGCCCAAAAGCTGATTATCCTGAGTTTTAGGCTTTTTACCATCGATTAACGTACTCACTGTCATATCACCCATAACATTAATAGCAGTGCGACATCGATCTAAAAACCAGTCAACCGTAACTAACACTGCAATATACTGTGTCGGCAAACCAACTGATTGAAAGACAAGTGTCATTGTTACTAATCCTGCATTAGGTATATTTGCGGCACCAACTGATGCAAAAATTGAAGTTAAAACTACTAAAAATTGTTGTCCTAAATTTAAATGCTGACCTAATACTTGGGAAATAAATAATGCCGACATTGCCTCATACAAAGCTGTCCCATCATTATTAAAATTTGCCCCCACCAAAGAACCTAAAGCTGCGGAAGATTCCCGTAAACCAATTTTTTCTTGTAATACTTCAAACGTGATAGGCATTGTGGCACCTGATGAAGAAGTGGAGAATGCCGTTAAAAAAGCATCAGTACCACCACGTAAAAAGTCAATTGGTTTGACCCAAGACTCTAATTTTACCCTTGTTAGGTAGTAACAACCTTGTAAGAATAAGGCAACTAATACCGCTAGAATAAAAGCACCTAAAGAAATAAAGGGTTGAAAACCTTCTTTGGCAACAGTTTTAGAAACAATACCAAATACAGCTAAAGGAACTAAAGCAATTACCCAGCCTAGGATTCTAATTACTGCTTCAAAGAGAATTCCCACCACATCTTCAATAGGTTTGTAGCCATCTTTCCCCTGACTAATCATTTCAGATTTAATTGCCCTTAAAACGATACCAAAGGAAAGAGCAATCACAATTAATTGGATGACATTATTGCTAACCAAAGGCTCCAAAATTGCTTTGGGAATGGCATCTTGAATTAATCCCCACGGATCAAGTTTTGATGTCTCGGCAGCCGCATCTATAACAGTTGGGGGTGTCAAACGTCCCCATCTCCCAGGACGGAGGATATTTGCTACCAATAGCCCAATAAAAATAGCAACTGTGGTATTGGTAATTAGTAATATACCTAGTTTCCGCCCAGCACGACCGGGAATTTCTGCTGTCATAAAAGTATGCAGCACCGCTACCAAGATTAGTGGTGGTGCTAGCGCACGTAATGCCTTTAAAATCAAGTCAGCAGGTATGGCTAAGTTATCAATTAATACCTTATTCGATTCAGTAGGGTTGCCCCCACCCAAGAAAATCCCAAATGCGATCGCTAAAATTAAAGCAATCAGTATTTGCAAAGTTAAAGGAATTCTCATCCATATCGGACGCTTTGTGTGTTCTGGTTCATTCATTGCTAAAAGTGTTTAGGGGTGTGATTTTGCGTAACAGTTCAGATTAAACAATAATACAAACCAACTCAAAACCCGAAATTAACTGAGTTTGTCATCTTATATCTACTAATTCCCCCCATAGATACAAGTTTCACCGCTAATTTTCCGCATTGATGACTTTCGCAAAGCCTATTAGCAGGAGTTGTTCCTAGCTGATAGCACTACTAAGATTTCCTCGTATTCATCACTCAGTTAATTTTTGTTGAGAAATATGTCAAAATTACTGATGGGCATAATTGTTAACATCGGAAAATACTTAGTAATATTTCAGATCCTTGTTCTTAATTTAACGTTAATATAAGAGTAAAATTATTTGCTAGACGATTGAGCAGAAAGAGTATGGATATAAACAGTGATAAAGTTTTCTATCTAATAAAGAAAAATAATGACAATTATCTCGAATATTCCGTAGACAAATGTGCTTATATCCTTAACATTAAGCTAAGTCCAATTAAAACTCTACGATTTTTACTATCAATCATCATCTTTCTGGCTGTTGCCAGTTTAATTTCTAACTTAGCCCGTTTATATCTACCTGATTTTCCTCTCAAGGATTCATTAGGAAATTTATTTGATGTGAATCGTGAATTAAACATTCCATCTTTGTATTCTACATTTCTACTACTATTGTGCTCTGGACTACTAACAATTGTGGGTAGCATCAAAATAATGCAACGCGATCGCTATAGGTTCCAATGGTTAGGTTTATCGTGCATTTTCTTTTTTTTAGGAATGGACGAATTGATAGTTATCCACGAGACACTAACCTATCCAGTCTCTTTTTTAGTCAAAAGAGAAGGTTTTCTCTATTATACTTGGGTAATACCTGGCTTTATCTTCGCCCTAGTTTGCTTGGTCATATTTTGGAACTTTCTAACACATTTACCCAAAAAAACTAGAAATTTATTTTTGATTGCAGGCTCTATATATATATTTGGTGCTGTTGCTTTAGAAATGCTTGGTGGATATATTGCCGATATCTACGGGGAAGGACATATTCTGTGGATATTAGAAATAGCGTTGGAAGAATTTTGCGAAATGCTAGGCATTGCTACATTTTACTATGCTCTTACTACTTATATTAGTCATGACATTAGAGGTGTTACATGCAGAGTTGACATCACTGAAAAGTAGTAAACATTAGGAAGAAAGCCTATGTAGGATAGGCTTTCGCTTGAGACAAGCCCATTATTTTGTCTCACGACTTGCAGCAGTTAGCACCTATACTCAGGCTTTTCTCAATTGTTGGTAATATTTGCGCCGAACAGGTGGTAATGGTGCAGATATCAGTAAAATTTTCTCCAATAACCAAGGGGCAATCCGATTACACCAAACTGCTAAATGGCTTTGCCATCCCACTAAGATTTCTGGTGACTCTTGCTGCAATCCTGTAATGAGGGCATTGGCAACCTGTTCAGTAGTCATAGGTTGTATCCATCGAAACCACTTTAAATCGCGCACCATGTCGGTATCAGTCAGGGATGGGAGCAATCCTAAGACACGAATATTGTGAGATGCCAGTTCACCCCGCAACGCTTGAGTAAATCCGACGATGGCAAACTTGGTAGCTGAGTAGGTTGCCATTGTTGGAGCAGCGACTTTTCCCATCAAGCTGGAAACATTAACAATGACCCCTTGGTGTTGTGTCACCATCCGTCGGGCAATCAAACGAGTGATGGAGTACATACCGATTAGATTGGTTTCTAATTCTTCCTGGACATCGGAGAGTTTGGATTCTAGGAATGCTGTTTGGTGTGCAACTCCAGCGCAATTGATTAGTAAGTGGATAGCTCCGTAGTCTCTCCATGCTTGAGCAATGGCAATGTTCACTTCGACTATCTGAGTCAAATCCAGTGGTAGAATCACCGCTTCCGTGCCGAGTTCTTCTATCTCCGCAGCTACTTCAGCCAAACTTTGGCGATTTCTGGCAACTAATAACAATCGTTTAGCTTTTTGCTTTGCTAGTGAAATAGCGATTGCACGTCCAATTCCGCGAGATGCTCCTGTCACCAGGGCTGTTTTTCCTTGAATATCCATAGCTATACCTCTAGAGTTGTTATATCACCACACTTTTTGTACTGCCGAGCAATGTTGGGAGTAGTTTTGTAGATATTGATACAGATAAAGGCAATAACAATGTATGGTGAGTCAAGTTTTTGCAGCAACTTGAGTGAGAGTTGAGTCAAATAAATCAAACTTGTTGTAAAAGTCTTGAAACTAGGTAAAATCCAATGCAGAACAGATGTAAATTCTGTATCAACAGACCATTAACTGCACATACTGAGCATTACAGATGCTATTTTACAGATGTCAAATCAAATAGTTGCTTCTCATGTAAATGTGCCTCCTTTGTAAAGGAAATAACAAATAAGCATCTCACACGCATACGCTAGCAACGGGATCAATTGTTTGCAACAAAAATTAATGTAAAATCTAATTTGTTACATTGCAATATAGTTTTCTCATAATTTGAGAATGAGAATATGAGTTGCCAAGTGTTGATAAAATCAGATTGTGACTGGGAATATGACTGTCAAATTATGCTTTTTTAAGTGATGAATTTATGAGAAAAGCCGAATTTGATTAATACGCTCGCTTATTATTCTAATGGTAACAATAGTAACAGTTATGGTGATCAATTACTTGCAACGGACATATTAAAGTAATTTGGAATATTGAATATCATAGGAAGCAACAAATATCAGATCCAAGATAAATTGTAATATCTATAGATGTGACGGGAAATGATATCTTATAGCCATTACAGACTATTACAGGCGCAAATAACCAGACTATTATTTAGCCCTGAAAAGCCCAGTAATAAACGGTTTTCCCCCAGTGCCTACTCACTATTGCCTTTAGGTACTATGTTGTCTGAAAATTGTTTGCCTAAATCACGCTCTTGAAAAGCCGTCCTAGGTGATTACATTTATTGTCGAAGTGAAGGACGCAGTTATAAACCCAATTTTTCGGTAAAATTAGGCTTTATTTTAGCAATAAACCATAAATCGGGTAGCCTTGCTTACACAAGATTACCCGATTGTTTTTCCGTATAGAACTTTGTCTTTATAATTAGCTCGATATATTTAAATTTATAATTTATATTGCTTTTATAAAGCTTCAGAGTATATACCGATTTTAAATTGAGAAAAAAACTAGGCAAACCGGAAAGTACGTAGAGTATTAAAATGGTTTGGAATTACTACTTTGTAGAACGCTAAAAGGA includes:
- a CDS encoding SDR family NAD(P)-dependent oxidoreductase, translated to MDIQGKTALVTGASRGIGRAIAISLAKQKAKRLLLVARNRQSLAEVAAEIEELGTEAVILPLDLTQIVEVNIAIAQAWRDYGAIHLLINCAGVAHQTAFLESKLSDVQEELETNLIGMYSITRLIARRMVTQHQGVIVNVSSLMGKVAAPTMATYSATKFAIVGFTQALRGELASHNIRVLGLLPSLTDTDMVRDLKWFRWIQPMTTEQVANALITGLQQESPEILVGWQSHLAVWCNRIAPWLLEKILLISAPLPPVRRKYYQQLRKA